One genomic segment of Brassica napus cultivar Da-Ae chromosome A3, Da-Ae, whole genome shotgun sequence includes these proteins:
- the LOC106442609 gene encoding uncharacterized protein LOC106442609: MAISRVFFSDLKSGKCSSVAEARLLRFWEARNVKRGGELMWVDMLLMDVNLLSTQIGFQNSERGSPPERCILSLASTWFAVAQNFKLADSSLMIRFNESTEFDVLADPVSPLPVEGCRFRNQTDVCLPRSLLISILESVDIIGEIMAVKSTVSDPPADKNRVMVTVKLDNDVSITLSMFDVQAVAFHQKLGGMRGDLKVIVATSINPKMVGGRLFLNATSGTHVNYDKETNAGESFFTGKLSILVARDTGLPAAAPLLRFYAKVEPVTIAELNNFITTAQSQEIDFLCTGRVSRAEADKGWCYVACSKCSKKLQRTVTSFECARCNNTNAVGSLRYCVEMVITDDTAEGTFVCFHGMMAKLHNLRASEAVQILAEEGVNPESVVPPFVAEMEGKTYTFQVRITSYNFTVNHQTFTVSRIINEVERAPSPDFVDDGGDDDDDDDAPDGTTSGEKSASGKGGSETSKSAGKKPVGNVRKRARVD, encoded by the exons ATGGCTATTTCGAGAGTCTTCTTCTCCGACTTGAAGTCCGGCAAATGCTCTTCCGTCGCCGAAGCACGTCTTCTACGGTTCTGGGAGGCGAGGAACGTCAAGCGCGGTGGTGAGTTGATGTGGGTCGATATGCTGCTTATGGACGTTAAT CTACTATCAACGCAAATCGGCTTCCAAAATTCCGAGAGAGGCTCGCCGCCGGAACGATGTATTCTGTCTCTGGCTTCGACGTGGTTCGCTGTTGCTCAGAACTTCAAGCTTGCGGACTCTTCTTTGATGATTCGGTTTAACGAATCAACTGAGTTTGACGTGCTAGCTGATCCGGTCTCACCATTACCTGTAGAGGGATGCCGGTTCCGTAACCAAACTGA TGTCTGTTTACCACGTAGCTTGCTTATATCGATTTTGGAATCTGTAGATATTATTGGTGAGATCATGGCAGTGAAGAGCACCGTGTCTGACCCTCCGGCGGACAAAAATCGTGTCATGGTCACCGTTAAACTAGACAA TGATGTGTCTATTACTCTTAGCATGTTCGACGTTCAAGCCGTAGCTTTTCACCAAAAGCTTGGAGGCATGCGTGGTGATCTTAAAGTGATTGTTGCAACGAGCATAAATCCGAAGATGGTCGGAG GTCGTTTATTCCTCAACGCGACATCAGGAACGCATGTCAATTACGATAAGGAGACAAATGCAGGGGAGTCTTTCTTTACAGGTAAGCTTAGCAT ACTGGTGGCTAGAGACACAGGTCTTCCGGCCGCTGCACCACTGCTAAGGTTTTATGCCAAGGTTGAGCCTGTGACAATTGCTGAGCTTAACAATTTTATCACCACTGCTCAGTCACAG GAAATCGACTTCTTATGCACTGGGAGAGTTTCCCGAGCTGAAGCGGACAAGGGGTGGTGCTATGTTGCATGCTCTAAGTGCAGTAAGAAGTTGCAGCGCACTGTCACTTCGTTTGAATGTGCGCGTTGCAATAATACTAATGCTGTCGGGTCTCTTCG ttattGTGTTGAGATGGTTATAACGGATGATACTGCGGAAGGGACATTCGTTTGTTTTCATGGTATGATGGCTAAGCTGCACAATCTCAGGGCAAGTGAGGCTGTTCAGATATTG GCCGAGGAAGGAGTGAACCCTGAGTCCGTGGTGCCTCCGTTCGTTGCTGAAATGGAAGGCAAGACCTACACTTTCCAGGTCCGAATCACGTCATACAATTTCACCGTCAATCATCAGACGTTCACCGTCTCGCGTATCATCAATGAGGTTGAGCGTGCACCATCTCCTGACTTTGTCGATGAT GGAggtgatgacgatgatgatgatgatgcgcCGGATGGGACGACCAGTGGTGAGAAATCTGCTTCCGGCAAGGGCGGTAGTGAGACATCAAAGAGTGCTGGAAAGAAGCCAGTTGGAAATGTGCGCAAGAGGGCGCGTGTTGATTGA
- the LOC106444486 gene encoding F-box protein At1g69090 — MASHVASAMAVTRPGPKRKLCCWSELPLDIMRLIFERLGFADFERAKSVCSSWQTGSGKSTPNNKIPWMIIFPEEKNYCLLFNPEDTEGKLYKTQHLGDDFAKSSCLATCRSWLLMEYCHENPLYILNLLTRERINLLPITSDQRLDSPILWIDDKTKEYLVIGETLVYFKKGDKSWKQIPEQLSGIRDMVFKDCKLYCLTNDELQIFDFSGEFPLQASKVSVGGGCVKLAKKGGRMRLPRIPWHVQAVRRRKNVVVTVRGDVLIVKSESPFMSETWNFKIYSSKGLEEIVSLGDEAIILDLGITVLAKDQEGVTSNSIYFTGDQINLDDTEIFVLNLDTKKVEKLPQLVSSSLSFSTVRWFLPSFMNV; from the coding sequence ATGGCCTCTCACGTTGCCTCTGCTATGGCAGTCACTCGACCAGGACCAAAAAGAAAACTCTGTTGCTGGTCCGAGCTTCCTCTAGATATCATGCGATTGATCTTCGAGCGCCTTGGATTTGCTGATTTTGAACGAGCTAAATCAGTTTGTTCATCTTGGCAAACTGGTTCGGGAAAATCTACGCCAAACAATAAGATCCCTTGGATGATTATTTTCCCCGAGGAAAAGAATTACTGTCTCTTGTTCAATCCTGAAGATACAGAAGGAAAGCTCTACAAAACCCAACATCTTGGCGACGACTTTGCAAAGAGTTCTTGTCTGGCGACTTGTAGAAGCTGGCTTTTGATGGAGTATTGTCATGAAAATCCTCTTTACATTTTAAATCTCTTAACCCGAGAGAGGATCAATCTACTACCTATAACATCGGATCAACGACTTGACTCTCCGATATTATGGATAGACGATAAAACCAAAGAATACCTTGTTATAGGAGAAACTCTAGTTTATTTCAAGAAAGGTGATAAATCGTGGAAACAAATCCCGGAACAGTTGTCAGGTATCCGAGACATGGTATTCAAAGATTGCAAGCTCTATTGTCTCACCAATGATGAACTCCAAATTTTCGACTTTTCTGGTGAATTTCCGCTACAAGCTTCCAAAGTTAGCGTAGGAGGGGGATGCGTAAAACTAGCAAAAAAAGGCGGCCGGATGAGATTGCCTCGAATTCCATGGCATGTCCAAGCGGTTCGCAGGAGGAAGAATGTGGTAGTCACTGTACGAGGAGATGTCTTAATTGTTAAGAGCGAAAGTCCTTTTATGTCCGAAACATGGAACTTTAAAATCTATTCATCAAAGGGGTTAGAGGAAATTGTTTCTTTGGGAGATGAGGCAATTATTTTGGATTTGGGTATTACAGTGCTGGCTAAGGACCAGGAAGGCGTCACTAGTAACTCCATTTACTTCACTGGTGATCAGATAAATTTGGACGACACTGAAATCTTTGTATTAAATCTCGATACGAAGAAGGTTGAAAAACTACCTCAACTTGTTTCTTCATCTCTTTCATTCTCTACAGTTCGTTGGTTCTTACCAAGTTTCATGAATGTTTGA